A genomic stretch from Arachis stenosperma cultivar V10309 chromosome 3, arast.V10309.gnm1.PFL2, whole genome shotgun sequence includes:
- the LOC130966022 gene encoding LOW QUALITY PROTEIN: sec1 family domain-containing protein MIP3-like (The sequence of the model RefSeq protein was modified relative to this genomic sequence to represent the inferred CDS: substituted 1 base at 1 genomic stop codon), with translation MALVDVIISCTDSLKQISEHVEDAIVYLDAGSTESFQFIGAYPILLDLGAQAICSLESMSVLDAVADWNSHSNPAGKFVVITSRLLSDAHRYILRCLSAHQVVCHCVIFTSISEAAHSMFPDSPLGPDAYREYESLLVQDYEELNNKSGAKPRHKTQSRENKYLRRLSGEPQLTSEHLDLSSYGVFKLDVSVHHFPMILCPLSPRVFVLPSEGLVVEAQLSSEHEDSIGPGFPPLSTGILSDTDDVPPGATLTAHFLYHLAAKMDLKMEIFSLGDMSKTVGKILTDMSSLYDVGRRKRSAGLLLIDRTLDLLTPCCHGDSLFDRMFSSLPRRNRISNTQGKGLGLQLKLSSSYLQRAPLDAQIPLTKILNDEDWQINNFQLLESVEAFLCGWNSGDSDSQVTGLINLSQKIHDKESYSNAEILIGSFVSSETFRGTPFLEAILDRRTKDGGLLVKKWLQETLRRENITVNVKSRPGFVTKPELQAMIKALTGSQSSLLKNKAIIQIASATLFALEESNCTKWDAFSSAEKILTVSSGETSQSLAAQIGDLINKSALLGSXVNKGKSEMSKGLLSLQDAILLMIIGYILAGENFPSSSSEGPFSWQEERLLKDAVVDALLENPSVANLKFLDGIREELEKNVCKSKSEKDTEKLDIDDFDDEQWGEWGDEDVEDDSKNEQAYGDVQLKLELRDRVDNLFKFLHKLSNLKRKNIPLRDGSLTMEGNFSEDSYMGKGLLYKLLTRVLGKYDVPGLEYHSSTVGRLFKSGFGRFGLGQAKPSLADQNVILVFVIRGINGVEVREAQEALAESGRPDIELLLGGTTLLTPENMLDLLLGDSSFF, from the exons ATGGCTTTGGTTGATGTTATCATTTCTTGCACCGATTCCCTCAAACAG ATATCAGAGCATGTGGAAGATGCTATTGTTTATTTAGATGCTGGTTCTACAGAGAGTTTCCAGTTTATAGGGGCATATCCTATACTTCTTGATCTTGGAGCACAAGCTATTTGCAGTTTGGAAAGTATGTCAGTACTTGATGCG GTGGCTGATTGGAACTCACATTCTAATCCTGCGGGAAAATTTGTGGTTATTACATCACGCCTATTAAGTGATGCACATCGGTATATTTTACGTTGCCTGAGTGCACATCAAGTAGTTTGTCACTGCGTTATATTTACATCTATCTCAGAG GCAGCTCACTCGATGTTTCCGGATTCACCTCTGGGACCAGATGCCTATCGTGAATATGAATCCTTATTGGTTCAAGATTATGAAGAACTAAATAACAAATCTGGGGCAAAACCTAGGCA caaaacacaaagtagagaaaataaatatcttcgccgtctctcaggtgaaccacagctcacttctgagcacctggacct ctcaagttatggtg TGTTTAAATTGGATGTTTCTGTTCATCATTTTCCAATGATTTTATGTCCCTTATCACCAAGAGTATTTGTTCTACCTTCAGAAGGATTGGTAGTTGAAGCACAGTTATCATCTGAGCATGAGGATTCCATTGGTCCTGGTTTTCCTCCCTTAAGTACTGGTATACTTTCTGATACAGATGATGTGCCTCCAGGTGCAACTCTCACAGCACACTTTCTCTACCATTTGGCGGCCAAG ATGGACTTGAAAATGGAAATTTTCTCCCTTGGGGATATGTCAAAAACTGTTGGAAAAATTTTGACTGACATGTCAAGTCTTTACGATGTAGGCCGTCGTAAACGGTCAGCAGGACTGTTACTCATTGATCGCACACTTGATCTCCTTACTCCTTGCTGTCATGGTGACTCACTATTTGAccgtatgttctcttctttgcCCCGAAGGAATCGAATATCCAATACCCAAGGTAAAGGTTTAGGGCTCCAGCTCAAACTTAGTTCTTCGTACCTGCAACGTGCTCCTTTAGATGCTCAGATACCACTTACAAAGATCCTTAATGATGAAGATTGGCAAATAAACAACTTTCAGCTTTTAGAAAGTGTTGAAGCTTTTCTATGTGGTTGGAACTCTGGTGATTCTGATTctcaggttacaggtttgattAATCTTAGTCAGAAAATTCATGACAAAGAGAGTTACTCTAATGCAGAAATACTCATTGgatcttttgtttcctctgaaACTTTCCGTGGAACCCCATTCTTGGAAGCTATACTGGATAGAAGAACAAAAGATGGGGGCTTACTAGTAAAGAAATGGCTACAAGAAACTCTGCGCAGGGAAAACATTACTGTAAATGTGAAATCCCGTCCTGGTTTTGTTACAAAACCTGAGCTACAAGCTATGATCAAAGCATTGACTGGGAGCCAATCATCTTTGCTGAAGAATAAAGCAATTATCCAAATTGCTTCAGCCACATTGTTTGCACTTGAAGAATCAAATTGTACCAAGTGGGATGCATTTAGCAGTGCAGAGAAGATTCTGACTGTGAGTTCAGGGGAAACCAGTCAAAGTCTTGCTGCTCAAATTGGTGATCTCATCAATAAGAGTGCTCTGTTGGGATCTTAAGTAAATAAAGGGAAAAGTGAGATGTCAAAAGGGTTACTTTCTTTGCAAGATGCAATTCTGTTGATGATTATTGGATATATATTGGCCGGTGAAAATTTTCCATCATCTAGTTCTGAAGGCCCATTTTCTTGGCAGGAGGAACGCTTGTTAAAAGATGCTGTTGTAGATGCCCTTCTTGAAAATCCATCAGTTGCAAATCTCAAGTTTCTAGATGGGATAAGGGAAGAGCTTGAGAAAAATGTATGCAAGTCAAAATCGGAGAAAGATACTGAAAAACTAGACATCGATGATTTTGATGATGAGCAGTGGGGGGAATGGGGGGATGAAGATGTTGAGGATGACAGCAAAAATGAACAAGCGTATGGTGACGTGCAACTTAAGTTGGAGTTGCGCGACAGGGTGGATAACTTGTTCAAATTTCTTCATAAGTTATCCAATCTGAAAAGAAAGAATATACCACTTAGGGATGGATCATTGACCATGGAAGGCAATTTCAGTGAGGATTCCTATATGGGGAAAGGATTACTTTATAAGCTACTAACAAGGGTGCTAGGCAAGTATGACGTGCCAGGGTTAGAATATCATTCTTCCACTGTAGGTCGTCTGTTTAAAAGCGGGTTTGGCAGATTTGGCCTTGGTCAG GCAAAACCAAGTCTTGCTGATCAAAATGTCATTTTGGTGTTTGTTATTCGGGGCATTAATGGAGTCGAA GTTCGTGAAGCTCAAGAGGCATTGGCTGAAAGCGGAAGACCTGACATAGAATTGCTTCTTGGTGGAACAACTCTTCTAACTCCCGAAAACATGCTTGATTTATTGCTAGGGGACTCCAgtttcttttaa
- the LOC130966023 gene encoding uncharacterized protein LOC130966023 isoform X1 — protein sequence MRMARSLVSNSCKHCEVYVVDGTRERNGIEITSTDADYVPEEGEDSADDDGLLEVEVDAESEPSTEEEVFDDSADDGDHHDQFGFEVEDNDPPSNAFGGFTGPLNDERTAAAGTAEGDEGLREGDEQVGGLSDGYETDDIDSYEGDSDDMIKKRRFPKYNEAEINREYEFQVGLEFKSLSQFKEAVKEHALLNGRDIRFRKNDKVRCRVVCKGRKGKCKWVCFASKVGGSDCFRIKTLNGKHTCGRNHSGRLASSSWISKKIANNISRGEEMKLATVIQTIQDKYMANISVGKAYWARRKAREEVHGRAIQQYAKLRDYCAEILRANPGSSLTILVDRPSLMHQPRFMRMYMCLDAVKKGFLAGCRPIIGVDGCHLKGDHGQQLLVAVGRDPNDNYFPIAVAAVEAETKNSWGWFLEMLLNDIGESRKWVFMSDQQKVCI from the exons ATGAGAATGGCTAGGTCACTGGTGTCAAATTCCTGCAAACATTGCGAGGTATATGTTGTCGATGGAACCAGAGAAAGGAATGGGATTGAGATCACTTCAACTGATGCTGATTATGTGCCAGAGGAAGGTGAGGACAGTGCTGATGATGATGGGTTGCTAGAGGTTGAAGTGGATGCTGAGTCAGAGCCTTCTACTGAAGAAGAGGTATTTGATGATAGTGCTGATGATGGTGACCATCATGATCAGTTTGGGTTTGAGGTGGAGGATAATGATCCACCATCAAATGCATTTGGGGGATTTACTGGCCCACTAAATGATGAGAGAACTGCAGCAGCTGGAACAGCTGAAGGTGATGAAGGTTTAAGAGAGGGTGATGAGCAAGTTGGGGGCTTATCTGATGGATATGAGACTGATGACATAGATAGTTATGAGGGGGACTCTGATGATATGATAAAAAAGAGGAGGTTCCCTAAGTACAATGAGGCAGAGATAAACAGAGAGTATGAATTTCAGGTGGGGCTGGAATTTAAATCACTTAGTCAATTCAAAGAGGCTGTTAAGGAGCATGCCCTATTGAATGGTAGGGACATTAGGTTTCGAAAAAATGATAAGGTGAGGTGTAGAGTTGTTTGCAAAGGAAGAAAGGGAAAGTGCAAGTGGGTTTGTTTTGCGAGTAAGGTGGGGGGTTCTGACTGTTTCCGAATCAAGACGTTGAATGGAAAGCATACATGTGGAAGGAACCATAGCGGAAGACTTGCATCAAGTAGTTGGATCTCAAAGAAGATTGCCAACAACATCAGTAGAGgggaagagatgaagcttgCGACAGTTATTCAGACTATACAAGACAAATACATGGCCAATATCAGTGTTGGTAAGGCTTACTGGGCAAGGAGGAAGGCAAGAGAAGAGGTACATGGGCGGGCAATCCAACAGTATGCTAAACTAAGGGATTACTGTGCAGAAATACTTAGGGCAAATCCAGGATCTAGTCTGACCATATTGGTTGATAGGCCTTCTCTTATGCACCAGCCCCGATTTATGAGAATGTACATGTGCCTTGATGCAGTCAAGAAAGGCTTCTTGGCAGGGTGTAGACCTATTATTGGCGTGGATGGATGTCACTTGAAGGGCGACCATGGACAGCAGCTGCTAGTTGCTGTTGGCAGAGATCCAAATGACAATTACTTTCCCATTGCCGTAGCTGCAGTAGAGGCAGAGACTAAGAATAGTTGGGGGTGGTTCTTAGAGATGCTGTTAAATGACATTGGAGAATCAAGAAAATGGGTTTTTATGAGTGACCAACAAAAG GTCTGCATATAA
- the LOC130966023 gene encoding uncharacterized protein LOC130966023 isoform X2, protein MRMARSLVSNSCKHCEVYVVDGTRERNGIEITSTDADYVPEEGEDSADDDGLLEVEVDAESEPSTEEEVFDDSADDGDHHDQFGFEVEDNDPPSNAFGGFTGPLNDERTAAAGTAEGDEGLREGDEQVGGLSDGYETDDIDSYEGDSDDMIKKRRFPKYNEAEINREYEFQVGLEFKSLSQFKEAVKEHALLNGRDIRFRKNDKVRCRVVCKGRKGKCKWVCFASKVGGSDCFRIKTLNGKHTCGRNHSGRLASSSWISKKIANNISRGEEMKLATVIQTIQDKYMANISVGKAYWARRKAREEVHGRAIQQYAKLRDYCAEILRANPGSSLTILVDRPSLMHQPRFMRMYMCLDAVKKGFLAGCRPIIGVDGCHLKGDHGQQLLVAVGRDPNDNYFPIAVAAVEAETKNSWGWFLEMLLNDIGESRKWVFMSDQQK, encoded by the exons ATGAGAATGGCTAGGTCACTGGTGTCAAATTCCTGCAAACATTGCGAGGTATATGTTGTCGATGGAACCAGAGAAAGGAATGGGATTGAGATCACTTCAACTGATGCTGATTATGTGCCAGAGGAAGGTGAGGACAGTGCTGATGATGATGGGTTGCTAGAGGTTGAAGTGGATGCTGAGTCAGAGCCTTCTACTGAAGAAGAGGTATTTGATGATAGTGCTGATGATGGTGACCATCATGATCAGTTTGGGTTTGAGGTGGAGGATAATGATCCACCATCAAATGCATTTGGGGGATTTACTGGCCCACTAAATGATGAGAGAACTGCAGCAGCTGGAACAGCTGAAGGTGATGAAGGTTTAAGAGAGGGTGATGAGCAAGTTGGGGGCTTATCTGATGGATATGAGACTGATGACATAGATAGTTATGAGGGGGACTCTGATGATATGATAAAAAAGAGGAGGTTCCCTAAGTACAATGAGGCAGAGATAAACAGAGAGTATGAATTTCAGGTGGGGCTGGAATTTAAATCACTTAGTCAATTCAAAGAGGCTGTTAAGGAGCATGCCCTATTGAATGGTAGGGACATTAGGTTTCGAAAAAATGATAAGGTGAGGTGTAGAGTTGTTTGCAAAGGAAGAAAGGGAAAGTGCAAGTGGGTTTGTTTTGCGAGTAAGGTGGGGGGTTCTGACTGTTTCCGAATCAAGACGTTGAATGGAAAGCATACATGTGGAAGGAACCATAGCGGAAGACTTGCATCAAGTAGTTGGATCTCAAAGAAGATTGCCAACAACATCAGTAGAGgggaagagatgaagcttgCGACAGTTATTCAGACTATACAAGACAAATACATGGCCAATATCAGTGTTGGTAAGGCTTACTGGGCAAGGAGGAAGGCAAGAGAAGAGGTACATGGGCGGGCAATCCAACAGTATGCTAAACTAAGGGATTACTGTGCAGAAATACTTAGGGCAAATCCAGGATCTAGTCTGACCATATTGGTTGATAGGCCTTCTCTTATGCACCAGCCCCGATTTATGAGAATGTACATGTGCCTTGATGCAGTCAAGAAAGGCTTCTTGGCAGGGTGTAGACCTATTATTGGCGTGGATGGATGTCACTTGAAGGGCGACCATGGACAGCAGCTGCTAGTTGCTGTTGGCAGAGATCCAAATGACAATTACTTTCCCATTGCCGTAGCTGCAGTAGAGGCAGAGACTAAGAATAGTTGGGGGTGGTTCTTAGAGATGCTGTTAAATGACATTGGAGAATCAAGAAAATGGGTTTTTATGAGTGACCAACAAAAG TAG